The following proteins are co-located in the Gloeocapsa sp. PCC 7428 genome:
- the lpxA gene encoding acyl-ACP--UDP-N-acetylglucosamine O-acyltransferase, with protein sequence MKTLIHPTAVIHPGADLHPSVQVGPYAVIGEHVKVGSDTIIGAHVVLDGSTEIGVGNHIFPGAAIGLEPQDLKYKGAVSYVKIGDNNRIREYVTINRATGAGEATLIGNNNLLMAYAHVAHNCVIGDSVVIANAVAMAGHVHIESRATIGGVLGIHQFVHIGKLAMVGGMSRIDRDVPPYMLVEGNPAKVRSLNLIGLKRAGISELDDGKVFQTLKKAFRTLYRSGLTLNQALEKLDLLQDNEHLQHLRQFLQLSQMSGRRGLIPGRMDTRSDE encoded by the coding sequence TTGAAAACACTGATTCATCCCACTGCTGTAATTCATCCTGGTGCAGATCTGCACCCTTCGGTGCAAGTTGGTCCCTACGCGGTTATTGGCGAGCACGTTAAAGTTGGTTCAGACACAATCATCGGCGCGCACGTTGTCTTGGATGGCTCTACCGAAATCGGTGTAGGCAACCATATTTTTCCAGGCGCGGCGATTGGCTTAGAACCGCAGGATCTCAAGTACAAAGGTGCGGTTTCGTATGTCAAAATCGGTGACAACAACCGCATCCGCGAGTATGTAACGATTAACCGCGCCACGGGTGCGGGCGAAGCTACACTGATTGGTAATAATAATTTACTCATGGCGTATGCTCATGTGGCGCACAATTGTGTTATAGGTGATTCGGTAGTGATTGCGAATGCCGTCGCGATGGCAGGTCACGTTCACATTGAATCGCGCGCCACGATTGGTGGAGTTCTGGGAATTCATCAATTTGTTCATATCGGGAAGTTGGCGATGGTGGGCGGTATGAGCCGCATTGACCGCGATGTGCCGCCTTATATGTTAGTCGAAGGCAATCCCGCTAAAGTGCGATCGCTCAATCTCATCGGGCTAAAGCGGGCGGGTATTAGCGAACTCGACGATGGAAAAGTCTTTCAAACGCTCAAGAAAGCTTTCCGCACGTTATATCGCTCTGGTTTAACGCTCAATCAAGCTTTAGAAAAATTAGACTTGTTGCAAGACAACGAACACCTGCAACACCTGCGGCAATTTTTGCAACTTTCACAAATGTCAGGACGTCGAGGCTTGATTCCTGGTCGCATGGATACAAGGAGCGATGAATGA
- a CDS encoding DNA cytosine methyltransferase codes for MSAIAQQLLATKTRPVAVDLFAGAGGFSLGIEQAGFDVLVAVEHDPIHACTYSFNFPLTQVLAADVRKMSGDVIREAATCAYRSHYPQAISSWDGRIDLVFGGPPCQGFSIMGKRSLDDERNNLVFHFYRLVTELSPSYFVMENVPGMAIGQYKLWCAQLKTQFEQAGYQVEVQILNAADFGVPQRRRRLFFLGSQQGVTPVSLPKPYSTLITVKDAIADLPDVEEFPELLFTDEVLLSDRHLLELQQKASDYTKLLRGEISSTDFSYRRAWNPQLLTSSMRTQHTANSIARFASMLPNQREPISHLRRLDLNGLSHTLRAGTGAERGSYTSPRPIHPTRSRVISVREAARLHSFPDWFRFHQTKWHGFRQVGNAVPPLLAQAIGRQAIAALEMNPSIPAVLLNLGSTQLLRFRSTEATSYWNLGCE; via the coding sequence ATGTCAGCAATCGCTCAACAATTACTCGCCACGAAAACTCGTCCGGTTGCCGTCGATTTGTTCGCGGGCGCGGGGGGATTTTCTTTAGGGATTGAACAAGCTGGGTTTGATGTATTAGTGGCGGTAGAACACGATCCGATTCATGCGTGTACGTACTCGTTTAACTTTCCGCTGACGCAGGTTTTAGCCGCAGATGTGCGAAAGATGAGCGGTGATGTTATTCGAGAAGCTGCAACTTGTGCGTATCGATCGCATTACCCGCAAGCAATTTCTAGTTGGGATGGGCGCATCGATTTGGTTTTTGGCGGTCCGCCGTGTCAGGGTTTCTCGATCATGGGTAAGCGATCGCTTGATGATGAACGCAATAATCTGGTATTTCACTTTTATCGCTTGGTGACAGAATTAAGCCCTAGCTATTTTGTGATGGAGAATGTCCCAGGAATGGCGATCGGGCAATATAAACTGTGGTGCGCGCAACTCAAAACGCAGTTTGAACAAGCCGGATACCAAGTCGAAGTGCAAATTCTCAATGCCGCAGATTTTGGTGTTCCGCAACGCCGACGACGATTGTTTTTTCTGGGTTCTCAGCAGGGAGTGACACCCGTAAGTTTACCCAAACCATACAGTACATTAATTACCGTCAAAGATGCGATCGCCGATCTTCCTGACGTTGAAGAATTTCCCGAATTGTTGTTTACCGACGAAGTGTTGTTAAGCGATCGCCACCTGCTGGAATTACAACAAAAAGCTAGCGATTACACTAAGTTGCTGCGCGGTGAAATATCATCAACCGACTTTTCCTATCGTCGAGCGTGGAATCCGCAGTTATTAACAAGTTCGATGCGGACGCAGCATACGGCAAATAGTATCGCACGCTTCGCCTCCATGTTGCCGAATCAACGCGAACCGATTAGCCATTTACGCCGTTTAGATCTCAACGGATTAAGTCATACTTTACGCGCGGGTACAGGTGCAGAACGCGGTAGTTATACTTCTCCACGTCCGATTCATCCAACGCGATCGCGGGTGATTTCGGTGCGCGAAGCTGCACGGTTGCACTCTTTTCCTGACTGGTTTCGCTTTCATCAAACGAAATGGCACGGTTTTCGGCAAGTCGGTAATGCAGTACCGCCACTTTTAGCACAAGCGATCGGACGTCAAGCGATCGCCGCTTTAGAAATGAACCCTTCAATTCCAGCGGTGTTGTTAAATCTGGGTAGCACGCAGTTACTGCGATTTAGAAGTACAGAGGCGACATCGTACTGGAACTTGGGCTGCGAATAG
- the lpxB gene encoding lipid-A-disaccharide synthase has product MRSQEKRRVFISTGEVAGDLQGALLIAALQRQAARLGWELEIVALGGEKMAAAGATVLGDTSSIGSVGIFESLPFVLPTLQLQKRAIANLKQHPPDLVVLIDYAQPNLNIGSYLHRELPNVPIVYYIAPQVWVWAMNSRNTEQIVRITDKVLAIFPEEARYFEQHGGKVVWVGHPLVDRMQSAPSRDAARAALGIPAEQTAIALLPASRRQEIKYLLPVMLQAAKTLQDKLPQVHFWIPLSLEIYRQPIEEAIARYGLQATVRSSQTLEILAAADLAITKSGTVNLEIALLDVPQVVIYRVSPITAWIARHILKFSIPFMSPPNLVEMKPIVPELPQEQATPENIVQNALDMLLNPSRRQQILANYQQMRRALGEVGVCDRAAQEILQMLLK; this is encoded by the coding sequence ATGAGAAGTCAGGAAAAGCGACGAGTATTCATCAGTACAGGAGAAGTTGCAGGAGATTTACAAGGTGCGTTGTTAATTGCAGCATTACAGCGTCAAGCGGCACGTTTAGGCTGGGAACTTGAGATCGTCGCGCTGGGTGGCGAGAAAATGGCGGCGGCGGGAGCAACAGTACTCGGAGATACAAGCAGTATTGGTTCAGTAGGAATTTTTGAGTCACTACCGTTTGTGTTACCGACGCTACAGCTACAAAAACGCGCGATCGCTAATCTCAAGCAACATCCCCCCGATTTGGTTGTGTTGATTGACTACGCGCAACCGAATTTAAATATCGGTAGCTATCTCCACCGCGAACTACCAAATGTGCCAATTGTCTACTATATCGCGCCGCAGGTGTGGGTTTGGGCAATGAATTCGCGCAACACCGAGCAAATTGTCAGAATTACGGATAAGGTTTTAGCAATTTTTCCTGAAGAAGCGCGGTATTTTGAACAACATGGTGGCAAAGTCGTTTGGGTAGGTCATCCTTTAGTCGATCGGATGCAATCCGCCCCTAGTCGCGATGCAGCGCGTGCAGCGTTAGGAATTCCTGCCGAACAAACCGCGATCGCCCTCTTACCCGCTTCGCGCCGCCAAGAAATTAAATATCTCTTACCCGTGATGTTGCAAGCGGCGAAAACGCTGCAAGACAAATTGCCGCAAGTGCATTTTTGGATTCCTTTATCGTTAGAAATTTATCGCCAACCCATCGAAGAAGCGATCGCGCGTTACGGCTTGCAAGCTACGGTGCGATCGAGTCAAACTTTAGAAATCTTAGCAGCAGCAGACTTAGCGATTACGAAATCAGGAACTGTTAACCTGGAAATTGCGCTACTGGATGTACCGCAGGTTGTGATTTATCGCGTCAGTCCCATTACGGCGTGGATTGCGCGGCATATTCTCAAGTTTTCGATTCCCTTTATGTCACCGCCAAACTTGGTGGAAATGAAACCGATTGTGCCAGAATTACCGCAAGAGCAAGCAACGCCCGAAAATATTGTCCAAAATGCTTTAGATATGTTGCTTAACCCTAGCCGTCGTCAACAAATTTTGGCAAACTATCAACAAATGCGACGCGCTTTAGGTGAAGTTGGAGTCTGCGATCGCGCTGCCCAAGAAATTCTCCAGATGTTACTAAAATGA